The following coding sequences lie in one Flavobacterium sp. 20NA77.7 genomic window:
- a CDS encoding co-chaperone GroES, producing the protein MSLNIQPLSDRVVIEPIAAETTTASGIIIPDTAKEKPQKGTVVAVGNGKKDHTMTVKVGDTVLYGKYSGTELKLEGKDYLIMREEEIYAII; encoded by the coding sequence ATGTCGTTAAACATTCAACCACTTTCAGACAGAGTAGTTATTGAGCCAATAGCGGCAGAAACTACTACTGCATCTGGTATTATTATTCCAGATACGGCTAAAGAAAAACCACAAAAAGGAACTGTAGTTGCAGTTGGTAACGGAAAAAAAGACCATACTATGACTGTTAAAGTTGGCGATACTGTTCTGTATGGTAAGTATTCTGGTACTGAACTTAAGTTAGAAGGAAAAGATTATTTGATTATGCGTGAAGAAGAAATCTATGCAATTATTTAA
- the groL gene encoding chaperonin GroEL (60 kDa chaperone family; promotes refolding of misfolded polypeptides especially under stressful conditions; forms two stacked rings of heptamers to form a barrel-shaped 14mer; ends can be capped by GroES; misfolded proteins enter the barrel where they are refolded when GroES binds), which produces MAKDIKFDIEARDGLKRGVDALANAVKVTLGPKGRNVIISKSFGGPTVTKDGVSVAKEIELQDPLENMGAQMVKEVASKTNDLAGDGTTTATVLAQAIVKEGLKNVAAGANPMDLKRGIDKAVEAIVDQLGKQSEAVGDSSEKIKQVASISANNDDTIGELIATAFTKVGKEGVITVEEAKGTDTYVDVVEGMQFDRGYLSPYFVTNADKMIAELDNPYVLLYDKKISNLQELLPVLEPVAQSGRPLLIIAEDVDGQALATLVVNKLRGGLKIAAVKAPGFGDRRKAMLEDIAILTGGTVIAEESGYALENASLDMLGTAETITIDKDNTTIVNGKGDAEHIKARVNQIKAQMETTTSDYDREKLQERLAKLAGGVAVLYVGAASEVEMKEKKDRVDDALHATRAAVEEGIVAGGGVALVRAKAILDSIKAENMDEATGIQIVNRAVEAPLRTIVENAGGEGSVVIAKVSEGKGDFGYNAKSGEYVDMLKAGIIDPKKVTRVALENAASVAGMILTTECALIDIKEDSPAMPMGGGMPGMM; this is translated from the coding sequence ATGGCAAAAGATATTAAATTCGATATAGAAGCACGTGACGGATTAAAACGTGGTGTAGATGCATTAGCTAATGCGGTAAAAGTAACTTTAGGACCAAAAGGAAGAAATGTAATAATTAGCAAATCTTTTGGAGGCCCAACAGTTACAAAAGATGGGGTTTCGGTTGCTAAAGAAATTGAGTTGCAAGATCCATTAGAAAATATGGGCGCTCAAATGGTGAAAGAAGTTGCCTCTAAAACAAATGATTTGGCAGGTGATGGTACTACAACAGCAACAGTTTTAGCACAAGCTATCGTAAAAGAAGGATTAAAAAATGTTGCAGCAGGCGCTAATCCAATGGATTTAAAAAGAGGAATTGATAAAGCTGTAGAAGCAATTGTTGACCAATTAGGAAAACAGTCAGAAGCGGTAGGAGATTCTTCTGAAAAAATTAAACAGGTTGCATCTATTTCAGCAAACAATGATGATACTATCGGTGAATTAATTGCTACTGCTTTTACTAAAGTAGGTAAAGAAGGTGTAATTACCGTTGAAGAAGCAAAAGGGACAGATACGTATGTTGATGTTGTAGAAGGTATGCAATTTGATAGAGGTTATTTATCGCCTTACTTTGTTACCAATGCTGATAAAATGATTGCAGAGTTAGATAATCCATACGTATTACTTTACGATAAGAAAATATCTAATTTACAAGAATTACTTCCTGTACTTGAGCCAGTAGCACAATCAGGTCGCCCATTGTTAATTATTGCAGAAGATGTAGATGGTCAAGCATTAGCAACATTAGTAGTAAATAAACTTCGTGGTGGACTAAAAATTGCAGCAGTTAAAGCTCCCGGTTTTGGCGACAGAAGAAAAGCAATGCTAGAGGATATTGCTATTCTAACTGGCGGAACTGTAATAGCTGAAGAAAGTGGGTATGCATTAGAAAATGCGAGTTTAGATATGTTAGGAACAGCAGAAACGATTACTATTGATAAAGACAATACTACAATTGTTAATGGTAAAGGAGATGCGGAACATATTAAAGCACGAGTAAATCAGATTAAAGCACAAATGGAAACTACAACTTCTGATTATGATAGAGAGAAGTTACAAGAGCGTTTGGCAAAATTAGCAGGAGGCGTTGCGGTATTATATGTTGGTGCTGCATCTGAGGTAGAAATGAAAGAGAAAAAAGATAGAGTTGATGATGCATTACATGCTACTCGTGCTGCAGTAGAAGAAGGAATCGTTGCAGGTGGAGGTGTTGCTTTAGTTCGTGCAAAAGCTATTTTAGATAGCATTAAAGCTGAAAATATGGACGAGGCAACAGGAATTCAAATAGTCAATAGAGCAGTAGAAGCTCCATTAAGAACTATTGTTGAAAATGCAGGAGGAGAAGGTTCTGTGGTAATTGCTAAAGTTTCTGAAGGAAAAGGTGACTTTGGCTATAATGCAAAATCTGGTGAATATGTAGATATGCTTAAAGCAGGTATTATTGATCCTAAAAAAGTAACTCGTGTAGCTTTAGAGAATGCAGCTTCAGTAGCAGGTATGATTTTAACTACTGAATGTGCTTTAATTGATATTAAAGAAGATTCCCCAGCTATGCCAATGGGAGGAGGAATGCCTGGAATGATGTAA
- a CDS encoding SulP family inorganic anion transporter, which yields MNSKIKKYIPADGLAGLKENFSADALSGFLVFLLALPLSMGIAQASDFEPIYGLITALIGGIIVSFFAGSLLTIKGPAAGLIVIVAGSVAEFGGGEQGWKYALGAVVVAGILQVLFGLLKFGKLSDFFPLSAVHGMLAAIGIIIISKQIHGLLGQNPLTPEGKPMVEPLELISAIPNTLSHPNVTAMLVGLVSLLIVFGWPMLKNNFAKKIPAPVIVLLVSIPLSFALGLQNIVDDKGIPKYFVHFGKGLIDILAVNVSFGGLSQTGTFIKYVIMFALVGSLEALLTVKAIDMLDPFKRKSNYNKDLIAVGIGNIFAGILGGLPMISEVARSSANVNNGGKTRWANFFHGLFILLFLVLAVSFSDLIPKPALAAMLIGVGFKLAHPKEFAHTFHIGKEQLAIFLVTIALTLFEDLLVGIAAGMLLKIIIHVVNGTPVSSLFKAPTLVSFEGNNYLIEIDKAAVFTNYLGIKSKLDAIPTGFNVTIDLKKTKLVDHSVMESLHLFKHDYESIDNGTVTIKGLEKHQPLSSHELAGRKNKSSNL from the coding sequence ATGAATTCAAAAATTAAAAAATATATACCAGCTGACGGATTAGCTGGACTTAAAGAAAACTTTTCAGCTGACGCACTATCAGGATTTTTAGTGTTTTTATTAGCATTACCTCTAAGTATGGGTATTGCTCAAGCATCAGACTTCGAACCTATTTATGGTTTAATAACCGCACTTATAGGCGGTATTATCGTGTCTTTCTTTGCTGGTTCACTTTTAACTATTAAAGGTCCCGCTGCTGGATTAATTGTAATTGTTGCAGGATCTGTAGCAGAATTTGGCGGTGGCGAACAAGGTTGGAAATACGCTTTAGGAGCGGTAGTTGTAGCTGGCATTTTACAGGTACTTTTTGGGCTACTAAAATTCGGAAAACTGAGTGATTTCTTTCCACTTTCTGCTGTACACGGCATGTTAGCTGCAATTGGAATCATCATTATCAGTAAACAAATTCATGGTTTATTAGGTCAAAACCCTTTAACACCTGAAGGAAAACCAATGGTTGAACCTTTAGAATTAATTAGTGCTATTCCAAATACGTTGTCACATCCAAATGTTACAGCAATGCTTGTAGGCTTAGTAAGTTTACTGATTGTTTTTGGGTGGCCAATGTTAAAAAACAACTTTGCTAAAAAAATTCCAGCACCAGTAATTGTTTTATTAGTTTCAATTCCATTATCATTTGCATTAGGTTTACAAAATATAGTAGATGACAAAGGCATTCCAAAATATTTTGTTCATTTCGGAAAAGGATTAATAGATATTTTAGCTGTAAATGTTAGCTTTGGTGGTTTATCACAAACTGGAACCTTTATTAAATATGTTATTATGTTTGCATTAGTTGGAAGCTTAGAAGCACTACTAACTGTAAAAGCAATTGACATGTTAGATCCTTTTAAAAGAAAGTCTAATTACAATAAAGATTTAATTGCGGTAGGAATTGGTAATATTTTTGCTGGAATATTGGGTGGTTTACCTATGATTTCAGAAGTAGCTCGTTCATCTGCAAATGTTAATAATGGTGGCAAAACACGTTGGGCAAACTTCTTTCATGGATTATTTATTTTATTATTTTTAGTATTAGCCGTTTCTTTTAGCGATTTAATTCCAAAACCAGCATTAGCTGCTATGTTAATTGGCGTAGGATTTAAATTAGCACATCCAAAAGAATTTGCACACACATTCCATATTGGAAAAGAACAATTAGCTATTTTTTTGGTTACCATCGCATTAACTTTATTTGAAGACTTATTAGTGGGGATAGCTGCTGGTATGCTTTTGAAAATAATTATACATGTGGTTAATGGAACCCCTGTTTCTTCTTTATTTAAAGCGCCTACTTTAGTTTCATTTGAAGGAAACAACTATTTAATTGAAATAGATAAAGCTGCAGTGTTTACGAACTATTTAGGAATTAAAAGTAAATTAGACGCTATTCCAACAGGCTTTAATGTTACTATTGATTTGAAAAAAACAAAACTAGTAGACCACTCTGTGATGGAAAGCTTACACTTGTTTAAACATGATTATGAAAGTATTGATAATGGTACCGTTACTATTAAAGGACTAGAGAAACATCAACCATTATCTTCACATGAATTAGCGGGTAGAAAAAATAAATCTTCTAATCTTTAG
- a CDS encoding sigma-54 interaction domain-containing protein, whose translation MESVQNIKQRFEIIGNDPKLNRAVEKAMQVAPTDISVLVTGESGVGKESIPKIIHALSHRKHGKYIAVNCGAIPEGTIDSELFGHEKGSFTGATSAREGYFEVANGGTIFLDEVGELPLTTQVRLLRVLENGEFIKVGSSQVQKTNVRIVAATNVNMIEAIEKGKFREDLYYRLSTVEIQLPALRERKDDIHLLFRKFAADFAHKYKMPPIKLSEEAVRYLLHYRWSGNIRQLRNVAEQISVLETNREIGLTTLQSYLPENEKSLPQVVGEKKSASDFSTEREILYKVLFDMKNDLNDLKKLTLELMQNGVAKVQETNKSLIQKIYGTTDEKNTIFEERNKMQLVPVEEEIEQEEFHDEDEENGNYLFAEAIEEEETLSLEAKELEMIKKALEKNKGKRKAAADELGISERTLYRKIKQFDL comes from the coding sequence ATGGAATCAGTTCAAAACATAAAACAACGCTTTGAGATTATTGGGAACGATCCCAAATTAAATCGAGCTGTAGAGAAAGCAATGCAAGTTGCACCTACAGATATTTCTGTATTGGTTACAGGTGAAAGTGGTGTAGGTAAAGAAAGTATTCCAAAAATTATTCATGCACTTTCTCATCGCAAACACGGCAAATATATAGCTGTAAACTGTGGCGCTATTCCTGAAGGAACAATAGATAGCGAGTTGTTTGGACATGAAAAAGGATCCTTTACAGGGGCTACATCTGCTCGAGAAGGGTATTTCGAAGTGGCTAATGGGGGAACTATTTTTCTTGATGAAGTGGGTGAGTTGCCCTTAACGACTCAAGTAAGATTGCTTCGTGTGTTAGAAAATGGTGAATTCATAAAAGTTGGTTCTTCTCAAGTCCAAAAAACAAATGTTCGAATAGTAGCGGCTACAAACGTTAATATGATAGAAGCCATTGAAAAAGGAAAATTTAGAGAAGATTTATATTATAGGTTGAGTACAGTAGAAATACAACTACCTGCACTTCGTGAACGTAAAGACGATATTCATCTTTTATTTAGAAAATTTGCAGCCGATTTTGCACATAAATATAAAATGCCGCCAATCAAATTATCGGAGGAAGCAGTCCGTTATTTATTGCATTACAGATGGAGTGGAAATATTCGTCAGTTAAGAAATGTAGCAGAGCAAATATCTGTATTGGAAACGAATAGAGAAATAGGATTAACTACGTTACAATCGTATTTACCAGAAAATGAAAAAAGTTTACCACAAGTTGTAGGCGAAAAGAAAAGTGCAAGTGATTTTAGTACAGAAAGAGAAATTTTGTACAAAGTCCTTTTTGATATGAAAAATGATTTGAATGACTTGAAAAAACTCACATTAGAATTAATGCAAAATGGCGTGGCTAAAGTTCAAGAAACGAATAAATCATTGATTCAAAAAATATATGGCACAACTGACGAAAAAAATACTATTTTTGAAGAACGAAATAAAATGCAATTAGTACCCGTTGAAGAGGAAATAGAGCAAGAGGAATTTCATGATGAAGATGAAGAAAATGGGAATTACTTATTCGCCGAAGCCATAGAGGAAGAAGAAACACTGAGTTTAGAAGCTAAAGAATTAGAAATGATTAAGAAAGCTTTAGAAAAAAATAAAGGGAAACGAAAAGCCGCAGCAGATGAATTAGGTATTTCGGAGCGCACCTTATACAGAAAAATTAAACAATTTGACTTGTAA
- a CDS encoding DUF2490 domain-containing protein, with translation MKKNLYYLLALIGLIGLLCPHIAFSQVKTSYNDLWFHYVGKNMLSEKTSFTLEATMRYADGLNEKQQWFIRPSLDYQFNKKIIGSVGYSHYNTYVYGSPALNKTSIPENHIWIQGTYSHFIKSVKLTHRLRDENRFVGIAVKDNNTNLYYIDHYDYRNRLRYMISCTIPVIKKDKNTLIFATIGDEAFLNIGSNAGETLFNQNRIIGGIGYNINKNNQIQLSYIQQHVWNYTNTIQEDNPTLRISYLTFFDWYRKK, from the coding sequence ATGAAAAAGAACTTATATTACCTATTAGCTCTCATTGGGCTGATAGGTTTGTTATGCCCACATATTGCATTTAGTCAAGTAAAAACCAGTTATAATGACCTTTGGTTTCATTATGTTGGTAAAAATATGTTAAGCGAAAAAACCTCGTTTACACTTGAAGCTACTATGCGATATGCAGATGGATTAAATGAAAAACAACAATGGTTTATAAGACCCTCTCTTGATTATCAATTTAACAAAAAAATTATAGGAAGCGTGGGATACAGTCACTATAATACTTATGTGTATGGTAGCCCTGCTTTAAATAAAACATCAATTCCCGAAAACCACATTTGGATTCAAGGAACTTATTCTCATTTTATAAAAAGCGTAAAGCTTACTCATAGACTTAGAGATGAAAATAGATTTGTAGGTATTGCTGTAAAAGATAACAATACAAATCTATATTATATAGATCATTATGATTATAGAAACCGTTTGCGCTATATGATTTCGTGCACCATTCCTGTGATAAAAAAAGATAAGAACACATTAATTTTTGCAACAATTGGCGATGAAGCCTTTTTAAATATAGGAAGTAATGCGGGTGAAACTTTATTTAATCAAAATAGAATTATAGGCGGTATTGGTTATAATATTAACAAAAACAATCAAATTCAATTAAGTTATATTCAACAACACGTTTGGAATTATACAAACACTATTCAAGAGGACAATCCCACATTAAGAATATCCTATCTAACTTTCTTTGATTGGTATAGAAAAAAATAG
- a CDS encoding LptE family protein has translation MKSLKKYIVLALSLTLVGCNVKYNFTGTGKIDAKTFQVNYFQNMADIVEPGIERTFTQKLQNTILNQTNLNLVSTNGDLLYEGEIVEYRITPMAATSEQQAAQNRMTITVNVRYSNKNKEDDNFEKRFSFFFDFDASVLPATILNKALDEIYERITQDVFNESLAKW, from the coding sequence ATGAAATCGTTAAAAAAATATATAGTACTTGCGTTGTCACTCACATTAGTTGGATGCAACGTAAAATATAATTTTACAGGTACTGGAAAAATAGATGCTAAAACATTTCAAGTAAATTATTTTCAAAACATGGCAGACATTGTTGAGCCAGGAATTGAGCGAACATTTACACAAAAATTACAAAATACCATTCTAAACCAAACGAATTTAAATTTGGTTTCCACTAATGGCGATTTACTTTATGAAGGTGAAATTGTAGAATACAGGATTACACCTATGGCAGCTACTTCAGAACAACAAGCAGCACAAAATAGAATGACAATTACAGTCAATGTGAGGTATTCAAATAAAAATAAAGAAGACGATAACTTTGAAAAAAGATTTTCATTTTTCTTCGATTTTGATGCTTCGGTTCTTCCTGCAACAATTCTAAACAAGGCTCTAGACGAAATTTATGAGCGTATTACACAAGATGTCTTTAATGAATCTTTAGCAAAATGGTAA
- a CDS encoding tetratricopeptide repeat protein: MSSNDYLYLLNNSRGINDKQTLLLETIVNEFPFFQSARALYLKGLYNQDSFRYNYELKKTAAHTTDRSVLFDFISSDDFKVFQKENYDRIQAALQSIEVNEFEYVEDTTTSEVRLTASEDATITSQAEKRLEIGKPLAFEKNETHSFNEWLQLSKFTPIERVEAEKPSQNKLEIEKKFELIEKFIEASPKISPTKESLPEPINIARSNETSSSIMTETLAKIYLEQKKYAKAIQAYEILILKYPEKSSFFADRIKDIKILQQNN, from the coding sequence ATGAGCAGTAACGATTATTTATATCTTCTTAATAACTCTCGAGGCATCAATGATAAACAAACATTGTTGTTAGAAACGATTGTTAATGAATTTCCTTTTTTCCAAAGTGCAAGAGCGTTGTATTTAAAGGGCTTATACAATCAAGATAGTTTTAGATATAATTATGAGTTAAAAAAAACAGCGGCTCATACCACAGATAGAAGTGTGTTGTTTGATTTTATCTCGTCAGATGATTTTAAAGTTTTTCAAAAAGAAAATTATGACCGCATTCAAGCTGCCTTGCAAAGTATTGAAGTTAATGAGTTTGAATATGTTGAAGATACTACCACGTCAGAAGTTCGCTTGACGGCTTCGGAAGACGCTACTATAACTTCACAAGCTGAGAAAAGGTTAGAAATAGGAAAGCCTTTAGCATTTGAAAAAAATGAAACCCATTCGTTTAATGAATGGTTACAATTGTCAAAATTTACACCCATTGAGCGAGTAGAAGCTGAAAAACCTTCGCAAAATAAATTAGAGATTGAAAAAAAATTCGAACTAATTGAAAAATTTATTGAAGCCAGTCCAAAAATTTCTCCAACAAAAGAATCTTTGCCAGAGCCTATAAATATTGCTAGAAGCAATGAAACATCTTCGTCAATAATGACCGAAACATTAGCAAAAATATATTTGGAGCAAAAAAAATATGCTAAAGCTATACAAGCTTATGAAATATTAATTTTGAAATATCCAGAAAAAAGTAGTTTCTTTGCAGACCGAATTAAAGATATAAAAATTTTACAACAAAATAATTAA
- a CDS encoding proton-conducting transporter transmembrane domain-containing protein, translating into MTNEFLLVFILIPLAGFFISFWLPEKRESLLSWTAFGTVVTQLVTLCAFIIYWISNGAHNLNLMELSVVKTTHYEFFIDFFFDKVTAVYLFIGALLTSMITTYSRYYLHREKGYKRFFMTVLFFFFGYNLAILSGNFETLFIGWEIIGISSFLLIAFYRERYLPVKNAFKVFSIYRIGDVGIILAMWASHHLFHENITFMKLHSYELVSEHLQNHTLIGSFVALCIACAAAVKSAQVPFSSWLPRAMEGPTPSSAIFYGSLSVHLGVFLMLRTFPFWEHQTSIRIAIGIMGLVTSILTSFMARVQSSVKSQVAYSSISQIGLIFIEIALGFDNLALFHFAGNAFLRTYQLLVSPSVVSYLIREQFYNFQPKEHTFEDSLPKKFEYALYIWSVKEFNLEKLINFLLWRPLKIIGKSLDFLNFKKLILFFLPTYFIGVLFYIFQKEIPVQVKDFLPEIFAFIGLVFVFKSFSERKSPFVAWLLIVFNHFWIVLAILFNEKIDFFEVTMYITGILIAGVLGYLALLKLKKLEKRILLNQYLGHVYEHPKFAFLFLLAALGVTGFPITSTFIGEDLLFSHIESTQILLAFFVASSFVVSGIAGVRIYTRLFLGPHIKTYHELPYKSS; encoded by the coding sequence ATGACAAATGAATTTTTATTAGTATTTATTTTGATTCCATTAGCTGGGTTTTTTATCAGTTTTTGGCTTCCAGAAAAAAGAGAATCTCTTTTGTCTTGGACGGCTTTTGGAACCGTAGTTACGCAACTTGTAACATTATGTGCCTTCATCATTTATTGGATAAGTAATGGTGCACATAATCTTAATTTAATGGAATTATCTGTTGTAAAAACAACTCATTATGAGTTTTTTATAGATTTTTTCTTTGATAAAGTAACCGCTGTCTATTTGTTTATAGGCGCGTTATTAACCTCAATGATAACAACATACAGCAGGTATTACTTACACAGAGAAAAAGGGTATAAACGTTTTTTTATGACCGTTTTATTCTTCTTTTTTGGATATAATTTAGCCATTCTATCAGGTAATTTTGAAACCCTTTTTATTGGTTGGGAAATCATAGGAATTTCATCTTTCTTGTTAATTGCTTTTTATAGAGAACGTTATTTGCCTGTTAAAAACGCATTTAAAGTCTTTTCTATTTATAGAATTGGTGATGTGGGTATTATTTTAGCTATGTGGGCAAGTCATCACTTATTTCATGAAAACATTACGTTTATGAAATTACATAGCTACGAATTAGTTAGTGAACATTTGCAAAATCACACCTTAATTGGCTCGTTTGTTGCGCTTTGTATAGCCTGTGCAGCTGCTGTAAAATCTGCACAAGTGCCTTTTTCCTCTTGGTTGCCAAGAGCGATGGAAGGACCTACGCCATCGAGTGCTATTTTTTATGGTTCCTTATCGGTTCATTTAGGTGTATTCTTAATGTTACGCACATTTCCTTTTTGGGAACATCAAACTTCAATTCGAATTGCCATTGGTATAATGGGACTTGTAACAAGTATCTTAACCTCATTTATGGCAAGAGTACAGTCTTCGGTAAAAAGTCAAGTGGCTTATAGTTCTATATCACAAATTGGATTAATTTTTATCGAAATTGCATTAGGTTTTGATAATTTGGCCTTGTTCCACTTTGCAGGAAATGCATTTTTAAGAACATACCAATTGTTAGTGTCGCCTTCTGTTGTAAGTTACTTGATTAGAGAGCAATTTTATAATTTTCAACCTAAAGAACATACTTTTGAAGATTCACTACCAAAGAAATTTGAATATGCCTTGTACATTTGGAGTGTTAAAGAATTTAATTTAGAAAAATTAATTAACTTTTTACTTTGGAGACCATTAAAAATCATAGGTAAATCACTTGACTTTCTTAATTTTAAAAAGCTTATTTTGTTTTTCTTACCCACTTATTTCATTGGAGTGTTGTTTTATATCTTTCAAAAAGAAATTCCTGTTCAAGTTAAAGATTTCCTACCTGAAATATTTGCCTTTATCGGTTTAGTATTTGTATTCAAATCTTTTTCAGAACGAAAAAGTCCTTTTGTAGCTTGGTTATTAATTGTATTTAATCACTTTTGGATTGTTTTAGCTATTCTGTTTAATGAAAAAATAGATTTTTTTGAAGTAACGATGTATATCACAGGTATTTTGATTGCTGGAGTTTTAGGATATCTAGCTTTATTAAAATTAAAAAAATTAGAAAAAAGAATTCTATTAAATCAATATTTAGGACATGTATATGAACATCCAAAATTTGCTTTTTTATTTTTATTAGCTGCCCTAGGCGTAACAGGTTTTCCTATTACCTCAACATTCATTGGCGAAGACTTATTGTTTAGCCACATTGAAAGCACACAAATTTTATTAGCGTTTTTTGTAGCAAGTAGTTTTGTCGTGTCAGGGATTGCTGGAGTGAGAATATATACACGCTTATTTTTAGGTCCTCACATAAAAACCTATCATGAATTACCTTATAAATCATCTTAA
- the secG gene encoding preprotein translocase subunit SecG: MIPFTIFLALIVIVCFLLILVIMVQNPKSGGLSSSFGGGGQLGGVQKTTDFLEKSTWVLGGALIVLILLSSLSTSSGNSGSKLVEDAASKPAPVPTTAPANTPASKPATDPAK, encoded by the coding sequence ATGATACCATTTACAATTTTTTTAGCACTAATAGTAATTGTTTGTTTTTTATTAATCCTAGTGATTATGGTTCAAAACCCTAAAAGTGGCGGATTATCTTCATCTTTTGGAGGAGGAGGTCAATTAGGAGGCGTTCAAAAAACAACAGATTTCTTAGAAAAATCAACTTGGGTTTTGGGAGGTGCTTTAATCGTATTGATTTTATTATCAAGCTTAAGTACATCAAGTGGAAATTCTGGTTCAAAATTAGTAGAAGATGCTGCTTCAAAACCAGCACCAGTACCTACTACAGCGCCAGCTAATACACCCGCTTCAAAACCAGCAACAGATCCTGCTAAATAA